One genomic segment of Natrialbaceae archaeon AArc-T1-2 includes these proteins:
- a CDS encoding metallophosphoesterase family protein, producing MRVGLIADVHANEVALDAVLEDMPDVDAVACAGDVVGYNPWPAECVDVLRERDVPTVMGNHDLAVVERSSFRFNRMGRAGIEHAQRRLEQPQRRWLESLPTERQEFGGRVKLVHGHPDDPTRYTYPEEFSPRLLGDEDVLVLGHTHVQHAETFTEGIVVNPGSVGQPRDGDPRAGYAVVDLEAMTVETRRVAYDVDAVQRAVKAAGLPERIGTRLARGQ from the coding sequence ATGCGAGTGGGACTCATCGCCGACGTTCACGCGAACGAGGTCGCACTGGACGCCGTCCTCGAGGACATGCCCGACGTCGACGCCGTGGCCTGTGCGGGCGACGTCGTCGGCTACAATCCCTGGCCCGCGGAGTGCGTCGACGTTCTTCGCGAACGGGACGTCCCGACGGTGATGGGAAACCACGATCTGGCGGTCGTCGAACGCAGTTCGTTCCGGTTCAACCGGATGGGCCGGGCCGGCATCGAACACGCCCAGCGTCGCCTCGAGCAGCCCCAGCGACGCTGGCTCGAGTCGCTCCCGACCGAACGCCAGGAGTTCGGCGGGCGGGTGAAGCTCGTCCACGGTCACCCCGACGATCCCACCCGATACACCTACCCCGAGGAGTTTTCGCCGCGGCTGCTCGGCGACGAGGACGTCCTCGTGCTCGGTCACACCCACGTTCAACACGCCGAAACGTTCACCGAGGGTATCGTCGTCAACCCCGGCAGCGTCGGCCAGCCACGGGACGGGGATCCGCGAGCAGGCTACGCCGTCGTCGACCTCGAGGCGATGACCGTCGAGACTCGACGCGTCGCCTACGACGTCGACGCCGTCCAGCGCGCCGTGAAGGCGGCCGGACTACCCGAACGGATCGGCACCCGACTGGCTCGTGGACAGTAG